One part of the Spirochaeta lutea genome encodes these proteins:
- the plsY gene encoding glycerol-3-phosphate 1-O-acyltransferase PlsY translates to MIGIIALSSFAALTLGYLLGSFPTSIVVGRVFKGIDIREHGSGNAGATNVVRVLGLGFGIGTGLVDIAKGAVPVLLTRVILNTVVPRVSGDPLLMVLLPVLAGFAAVLGHAFPLFAGFKGGKGVATGAGVVLAMWPTVFLFCLAGFLLGLFLTGVVSVGSLVAAILLPTMQGILLDPFEAGAGSGDAASLIIGLVIMTLVIILHRKNISRLIHGKEHRFEKVWLLHGLYTGRADRNGEISQPPRGFERPDPEQSSGETSTSPDPPESGRL, encoded by the coding sequence ATGATCGGAATTATCGCGCTATCGAGTTTTGCAGCCCTAACCCTAGGGTACCTTCTGGGATCCTTCCCAACCTCCATTGTGGTCGGCCGGGTTTTTAAGGGGATTGATATACGGGAGCATGGCAGCGGTAATGCGGGGGCCACCAACGTGGTCAGGGTCCTCGGCTTAGGCTTCGGCATTGGTACCGGGTTGGTCGACATCGCCAAGGGGGCGGTTCCGGTGCTTCTGACTCGGGTGATCCTCAACACAGTGGTTCCGCGGGTTTCCGGAGACCCGCTCCTGATGGTTCTTCTGCCGGTGTTGGCAGGGTTCGCCGCGGTGCTCGGCCATGCATTTCCCCTGTTTGCCGGATTTAAGGGCGGCAAGGGGGTAGCCACCGGCGCGGGGGTGGTTTTAGCCATGTGGCCTACGGTGTTTTTGTTCTGTCTGGCCGGATTCTTACTGGGACTGTTCCTGACCGGCGTTGTCTCTGTGGGGTCTCTGGTAGCCGCCATCCTACTACCGACCATGCAGGGGATTCTCCTGGATCCCTTTGAGGCCGGCGCCGGATCCGGGGATGCCGCATCGCTGATCATCGGCCTTGTTATTATGACCCTGGTTATCATCCTGCACCGGAAGAATATTTCCCGGCTCATCCATGGCAAAGAGCACCGCTTTGAAAAGGTCTGGCTACTCCACGGCTTATACACCGGTAGGGCAGATCGGAATGGTGAAATATCTCAGCCTCCCAGGGGATTCGAACGTCCGGATCCAGAGCAGTCCTCCGGGGAGACCAGTACAAGCCCCGATCCTCCGGAGTCCGGGCGGTTATGA
- a CDS encoding DUF1295 domain-containing protein, with amino-acid sequence MNLLQLLAWGSAGITLLMLLGFVVASLIRNNGIVDILWGPAQLAFLAAGLGASHGIYGDPLPLHPGLIMLGCWAVRLAVHIGIRNWGKPEDRRYAGFRRRWGSRQLLGALFQVFLLQALLAAGLASATAVLLTTSQGTPWMPGMILGAIIWAAGFLMEWAADAQLQGFKSRGGAGFCREGLWAWSRHPNYFGEVLLWWGYGIFVLAHSGSFIALVSPLIITWLILGVSGVPMLERSMKARDGFEEYARRTSKFIPWPPKGPDRT; translated from the coding sequence ATGAACCTTCTCCAATTACTGGCCTGGGGTTCCGCCGGCATCACTCTCCTGATGCTCCTGGGTTTTGTGGTTGCCAGCCTAATCAGGAATAATGGAATTGTTGATATTCTCTGGGGGCCTGCCCAGCTTGCATTCCTAGCCGCAGGCCTGGGGGCATCCCACGGCATTTACGGGGACCCACTCCCCCTTCATCCCGGCCTGATTATGCTGGGATGTTGGGCGGTTCGCTTAGCTGTTCATATCGGGATCCGAAACTGGGGCAAACCCGAGGATCGGCGGTATGCTGGGTTCCGCAGGCGCTGGGGCTCCCGGCAGCTATTGGGGGCCCTGTTTCAGGTGTTTCTCCTACAGGCCCTGCTGGCTGCTGGTCTGGCGTCGGCTACCGCAGTGTTGCTTACCACTTCCCAAGGAACCCCGTGGATGCCCGGGATGATCCTGGGGGCTATAATCTGGGCAGCGGGTTTTCTCATGGAGTGGGCGGCAGATGCCCAGCTACAGGGCTTTAAGTCCAGGGGCGGCGCCGGGTTCTGCCGGGAAGGTCTTTGGGCGTGGTCCAGACATCCGAACTATTTCGGTGAGGTTCTTCTATGGTGGGGCTATGGAATATTCGTCCTGGCCCATAGCGGATCCTTCATTGCCCTGGTTTCGCCCCTGATCATAACCTGGCTGATTCTCGGGGTATCCGGGGTACCGATGCTGGAGCGGTCCATGAAGGCCAGAGACGGCTTTGAGGAGTACGCCCGGCGGACCAGCAAATTCATACCGTGGCCGCCCAAGGGACCCGACAGAACCTGA